The following are encoded in a window of Gramella sp. MT6 genomic DNA:
- a CDS encoding ABC transporter permease: MLRLLEIEYNKLRYSRSARILIITYFILITFIALIASIEFKIGEFEFRVADQGIFNFPYIWHFNSYIAAILKLFLAIVIVSMMSNEYSNRTIKQNLIDGLSKKEFVLSKFLTVLAFSGISTLFLFIVTMVLGLSFSDYNELSIVFSDLEYLLAYFIKLTGFFAFCMFLGILVKRSAFALGFLVVWVIIENIIYGILNFRIFKGTDIAGKIMQFFPLESMSNLIVEPFSRLNAVQAAANQIGGELNKDYGIHWYQLLIVSIWILIFVYFSFILLKKRDL, encoded by the coding sequence ATGCTACGTTTACTCGAAATAGAATATAACAAATTACGATATAGCCGTTCTGCAAGGATATTGATCATCACTTATTTTATCCTGATCACTTTTATAGCGCTTATCGCATCTATCGAATTCAAAATTGGAGAATTCGAATTCAGGGTGGCAGATCAGGGAATATTTAATTTTCCTTATATCTGGCATTTTAACAGCTATATAGCTGCTATACTCAAGTTATTCCTGGCCATCGTCATTGTCTCCATGATGTCTAATGAATACAGTAACCGGACGATAAAACAGAACCTCATTGACGGACTTAGCAAAAAGGAATTCGTACTTTCTAAATTCCTGACCGTCCTTGCATTTTCAGGGATCTCTACTTTATTTCTTTTTATAGTAACCATGGTTCTTGGTCTTTCATTTTCAGATTATAATGAACTATCTATCGTCTTTTCAGACCTGGAATATTTACTGGCTTACTTTATAAAACTCACGGGCTTTTTCGCATTTTGTATGTTTTTAGGGATACTCGTTAAAAGATCGGCATTTGCTTTAGGCTTCTTGGTGGTCTGGGTAATTATTGAGAATATAATCTACGGAATATTGAATTTCAGGATCTTCAAGGGCACCGATATAGCAGGGAAGATCATGCAGTTTTTCCCGTTAGAATCGATGAGCAATCTCATCGTAGAACCTTTTTCAAGACTGAATGCCGTGCAGGCAGCCGCAAACCAGATAGGTGGTGAGCTTAACAAGGATTATGGCATTCACTGGTATCAATTATTAATAGTTAGCATTTGGATTCTTATATTTGTTTACTTCTCCTTTATTCTTCTGAAGAAAAGGGATTTATAA
- a CDS encoding Hsp20/alpha crystallin family protein — protein sequence MSLIKRNETGWLPSVFDDMFRTDWLGGTTNVNSIGTSIPAVNIMETEDSFNVEVAAPGMTKEDFNIELDNDVLTISSEDKKENETTDKNGRFTRKEFSYSTFKRAFSLPDSVDSAKISASYNNGVLEIALPKKEEAKVQAKRLIDIS from the coding sequence ATGAGTCTAATTAAAAGAAATGAAACAGGTTGGTTGCCATCAGTATTTGATGATATGTTCAGAACTGACTGGCTAGGTGGAACTACTAATGTAAATAGCATTGGAACAAGTATTCCTGCAGTGAACATTATGGAAACTGAAGATAGTTTTAATGTTGAGGTAGCTGCACCCGGGATGACCAAAGAAGATTTCAATATTGAATTGGATAATGATGTATTGACTATCTCTTCTGAAGACAAGAAAGAAAATGAAACTACCGATAAGAACGGAAGATTCACTAGAAAAGAGTTTAGTTACAGTACGTTTAAACGTGCGTTTAGCTTACCAGATTCGGTAGATAGCGCAAAAATATCAGCTTCATACAACAATGGAGTTTTAGAAATCGCTCTTCCTAAAAAAGAAGAAGCGAAAGTTCAGGCAAAAAGATTGATCGATATATCATAA
- the uvrB gene encoding excinuclease ABC subunit UvrB: MKFNLKSDYKPTGDQPNAIKQLVSGIDKNEQYQTLLGVTGSGKTFTVANVIEDVQKPTLVLAHNKTLAAQLYSEFKEFFPENAVEYFVSYYDYYQPEAFIPTSGTYIEKDLSINEEIEKLRLSTTSSLLSGRRDVIVVASVSCLYGIGNPVEFRKNVVSIERDMEISRTKFLHRLVQSLYSRTEAEFSHGNFRIKGDTVDVFPSYADNAFRIHFFGDEIEEIEAFDPGTNDIIEKYDRLNIYPANMFVTSPDVLQNAIHEIQDDLVKQVSYFQDIGKNLEAKRLDERTNFDLEMIRELGYCSGIENYSRYLDGRKPGTRPFCLLDYFPDDYLMVVDESHVTIPQVHAMYGGDRSRKETLVDYGFRLPAAMDNRPLKFEEFEALQNQVVYVSATPADYELQKTEGVYVEQVIRPTGLLDPVIEVRPSLNQIDDLIEEIQLRVDKDERILVTTLTKRMAEELTKYLTRIDVRCRYIHSDVDTLERVEIMQDLRKGIFDVLVGVNLLREGLDLPEVSLVAIIDADKEGFLRSNRSLTQTIGRAARHVDGKAILYADKITNSMQQTIDQTEYRRSKQIEYNKANNITPTALVKKYNNSLIKEKLDIYDHEKRPDLKAAEEEAEYLTKPQMEKKVREKRKAMETAAKELDFMQAARLRDEIKILQEKISEMAQ; encoded by the coding sequence ATGAAATTCAATTTAAAATCTGACTATAAACCTACCGGAGATCAACCGAATGCTATAAAGCAATTGGTTTCGGGGATAGATAAAAACGAACAATACCAGACTTTACTTGGAGTTACGGGCTCCGGTAAGACTTTCACGGTGGCAAATGTGATCGAAGATGTTCAGAAGCCAACCCTGGTCCTGGCGCATAATAAAACTCTTGCCGCACAGCTTTATTCGGAATTCAAGGAGTTTTTCCCTGAAAATGCCGTGGAATACTTCGTGAGCTATTATGATTATTATCAGCCTGAAGCCTTTATTCCAACATCGGGAACTTATATTGAAAAAGATCTCTCCATAAACGAAGAGATCGAAAAATTGAGATTAAGTACCACTTCCTCACTTTTAAGTGGAAGAAGAGATGTGATCGTGGTTGCTTCGGTTTCCTGTTTGTATGGTATTGGTAACCCGGTAGAATTCAGGAAAAATGTGGTTTCCATAGAAAGGGACATGGAAATCTCCCGAACGAAATTTCTGCACAGGCTGGTGCAAAGTCTTTATTCCAGGACTGAAGCGGAATTCTCGCATGGTAACTTCAGAATAAAAGGAGACACCGTGGATGTGTTTCCTAGTTATGCTGATAACGCCTTCAGAATTCATTTTTTTGGGGATGAGATCGAAGAGATCGAAGCTTTCGATCCCGGTACGAACGATATCATTGAAAAATATGACCGCCTGAATATTTATCCGGCGAATATGTTCGTGACCTCTCCAGACGTATTGCAGAATGCTATTCATGAAATCCAGGATGACCTCGTAAAACAAGTGAGTTATTTTCAGGATATAGGAAAAAATCTTGAAGCAAAAAGATTAGACGAAAGAACCAATTTCGACCTGGAGATGATCAGGGAACTCGGTTACTGCTCAGGTATTGAGAACTATTCCAGATACCTGGACGGCAGGAAACCAGGAACAAGACCCTTCTGTTTACTAGATTATTTTCCAGACGATTATTTAATGGTGGTGGATGAAAGTCACGTAACCATTCCGCAGGTTCATGCGATGTATGGAGGAGACCGATCTAGAAAAGAAACTCTTGTGGATTATGGTTTCAGGCTTCCGGCAGCTATGGATAACCGACCTTTGAAATTCGAGGAATTTGAAGCACTGCAAAACCAGGTGGTCTATGTGAGTGCAACCCCGGCAGATTATGAACTTCAAAAAACCGAAGGTGTATATGTAGAACAGGTGATCAGGCCTACAGGTTTATTAGATCCCGTGATCGAGGTTAGACCAAGTTTGAATCAGATCGACGACCTGATCGAAGAAATTCAGCTTCGAGTTGACAAAGATGAAAGGATCCTGGTAACCACTCTGACCAAACGAATGGCTGAGGAACTTACAAAATATCTGACCAGGATCGATGTGCGTTGTCGTTATATACATTCAGATGTAGATACCCTCGAAAGGGTGGAAATCATGCAGGACCTGCGAAAAGGTATCTTTGATGTTCTGGTTGGGGTAAACCTTCTTCGTGAAGGTCTGGATCTACCGGAAGTGTCCCTGGTGGCAATCATTGACGCCGATAAGGAAGGATTTTTAAGAAGTAACAGATCGCTGACTCAGACGATTGGACGTGCCGCGAGACACGTTGATGGTAAAGCGATACTGTATGCAGATAAGATCACTAACAGTATGCAGCAGACCATTGATCAAACTGAATATCGACGCAGCAAGCAGATAGAATACAACAAGGCTAATAATATTACACCTACGGCCCTGGTGAAGAAATATAATAATTCCCTTATCAAGGAAAAACTGGATATTTACGATCATGAGAAAAGACCAGATCTAAAGGCTGCGGAAGAAGAGGCTGAATATCTGACCAAGCCACAAATGGAAAAGAAAGTAAGAGAAAAGCGTAAGGCCATGGAAACAGCCGCAAAGGAACTTGATTTCATGCAGGCTGCCCGTTTGCGAGATGAGATAAAAATATTGCAGGAAAAAATAAGTGAAATGGCACAATAA
- a CDS encoding T9SS type B sorting domain-containing protein — MKKILFFILLFFSAFSFAQSETSDCSGAIKICGDGSISSNANGVGQQELNGRNNCSSREHNSLWLEIEITKAGTLGFILKPTSSNLEIDYDFFIFGPNASCGSLGNAIRCSTTNPLASNSVSNHTGMNDRQTDTSEGPGQNGNNFVRSLDVLPGETYFIVIDRPIGNSPFELEWTGTSTEDEFPFPEGPEINKPNNLESCNSNGISDFDLSITANEIVTQNNTTLSYHETIADASDNINQIQGAYTSNSPVKTIYARVENDLTGCAEITDFDLIINDGPILKDNNIIEQCDLDQNGLEEFVLTDQSSVILNGLNPNNYQVEYFQSSTEATSRQNPISSDYSSSGEEIIYARVSENNNPDCFNIAEVNLIVNIPPQIESYTVIQPQVNSNSNTITLEIDNTSQYEYSIGNIDGPYQLSTTFTNVNSGLQTVYIRDLKGCAIITREILILGYDNFFSPNNDGVNDHWQLKGIDPELASHTEIYIFDRYGKLLQKLSGNDRGWDGTYNGRELPEDEYWFRAELLNTGEFNGHFSLIR, encoded by the coding sequence GTGAAGAAGATCCTGTTTTTTATCCTTCTGTTTTTTTCTGCATTCTCATTTGCTCAAAGCGAAACCAGTGATTGTTCTGGTGCTATCAAGATCTGTGGTGATGGTTCTATCTCGAGTAATGCAAATGGAGTTGGCCAACAGGAACTCAACGGACGAAATAACTGTTCCAGCCGGGAACACAATAGCCTTTGGCTGGAAATAGAAATTACCAAAGCAGGTACCCTAGGTTTTATTTTAAAACCTACCAGCAGTAATCTGGAGATCGATTATGATTTTTTCATTTTTGGTCCCAATGCAAGCTGCGGTTCTCTGGGAAATGCGATTCGCTGTTCAACCACCAATCCCCTGGCTTCGAATTCAGTTTCTAACCATACCGGAATGAATGACCGGCAAACCGATACCAGTGAAGGTCCAGGTCAAAATGGGAACAATTTTGTACGTTCTCTGGATGTACTTCCTGGAGAAACCTATTTTATTGTTATTGACAGACCCATAGGCAATAGCCCTTTTGAACTTGAATGGACGGGAACTTCTACTGAAGACGAATTTCCATTTCCCGAAGGACCAGAGATAAACAAACCCAACAACCTTGAGAGTTGTAATTCTAATGGTATTTCAGACTTTGATCTAAGCATTACGGCCAATGAGATCGTTACACAAAATAACACCACCCTTTCATATCATGAAACCATCGCCGATGCTTCAGACAATATAAACCAGATTCAGGGTGCATATACGAGCAATTCACCCGTAAAAACGATTTATGCACGGGTAGAAAATGACCTAACCGGGTGTGCAGAGATCACCGATTTTGATCTCATCATCAATGACGGACCTATTTTAAAGGATAATAATATTATTGAACAATGTGACCTAGATCAAAATGGTTTGGAAGAATTTGTACTAACAGATCAGAGTTCGGTCATCCTTAACGGTTTGAATCCAAATAATTATCAGGTAGAATATTTTCAAAGTTCTACGGAAGCAACTAGCAGGCAGAATCCTATTTCTTCAGATTACAGTTCTTCAGGAGAGGAAATAATTTACGCAAGGGTTTCAGAAAATAACAATCCGGACTGCTTTAATATTGCCGAGGTAAATCTTATCGTTAATATTCCGCCACAAATTGAATCCTATACCGTAATACAACCCCAGGTGAATTCAAATAGCAATACCATAACCCTGGAAATAGATAATACATCACAGTATGAGTATTCTATTGGTAATATCGACGGTCCATATCAACTTAGCACCACGTTCACCAATGTGAATTCCGGTTTACAGACTGTTTATATAAGGGACCTTAAAGGTTGCGCTATCATCACCAGGGAAATCCTGATCCTGGGATATGATAATTTCTTCAGCCCCAATAACGATGGGGTAAACGACCATTGGCAATTAAAAGGAATAGATCCCGAATTGGCAAGCCATACAGAGATCTACATTTTCGATCGTTACGGAAAGTTATTGCAAAAACTTTCAGGAAACGATCGTGGCTGGGATGGAACCTATAATGGACGGGAACTACCAGAAGATGAATACTGGTTCAGAGCTGAACTCCTAAATACCGGAGAATTCAATGGACATTTCTCACTGATCAGATGA
- a CDS encoding T9SS type B sorting domain-containing protein, whose protein sequence is MGIRYLVFFILFIFIYTGASAQQEAANWYFGDGAGISFKSGAPVPLNNGRLQTIEGSASISDRNGNLLFYTDGSTVYDRNHNVMQNGTGLKGNVSSTQSAIIIPKPGNPGFYFIFTVDKPDYFRITNDPIEGVHFSEVDMSLNNGNGGIIEGSKNIHLVTYNPSDPTENEFKSSEKISAVISGDCVSYWVVTQFTNKFYSFRVSSSGVNTNPVISTINNNFRPLINDQDLNVTAPGYLKISPDGKKMAAAYSGTGLGSPRTGGAKKTGKVFLYDFDDMTGQVSNEQLLLANAYPYGVEFSAESKKLYATSNTYNNDDLLLSGELYQFDLEAANIAGSIETIHSSRNVAGALQLGIDGKIYRAGYPTDGGGYEGWEKLSVIHNPEENASAVDYRHNSFSINRDVKLGLPPFIQSLFNTNFEYDNICLGDQTTFTISGDQEYDSLFWDFGDGNTSQAESPTHTYAEAGTYTVSLTRTLNGIPLNPVCEEVTIFGIPSVPSDYVLKQCDVQDDNSTDGIAEFNLQLAKDFLTQGNPGLQLYFYEDRQTALNDTENQNSLNNIYRNKTPNQEIFVKVSGFGSTCSDISPMRLQTTESVNLSPSPVNGCDIGGGEAQYNFATIEENAISELGLDDSVSLTFHKSENDAILGENPLPDNYISQPGIFYIRADSDSFCYGFGTIELKITSLPQIQQINELSGCNTDFPLELGIDINVENPEDYDFQWSTGENSRTIEVNESGLYTLNLILNESGCGQEITYNIEKFEAPEINQIEVQNHGADNELNVVTNSEADENTVYALDDINGPYQSSPVFRGVPGGSHTVYVKNDQACEVGQSNITLFGFPPYFTPNNDGYHDKWRPYDIPDPEFRLKGIQIYDRYGKLLVELPYDTKGWDGTFNGRPLPSNDYWFNAVMENGSVFKGHFTLKR, encoded by the coding sequence ATGGGGATAAGATATCTTGTTTTTTTTATACTTTTCATCTTTATCTATACCGGCGCTTCAGCACAACAAGAAGCGGCCAACTGGTATTTTGGAGATGGAGCCGGGATATCTTTTAAATCTGGTGCACCTGTCCCCTTAAACAATGGAAGGTTACAAACTATAGAAGGATCTGCTTCCATTTCTGATAGAAATGGCAACCTGCTTTTTTATACCGATGGTTCTACCGTGTACGATCGCAATCATAATGTGATGCAAAATGGTACGGGACTTAAAGGAAATGTTTCCAGCACACAATCTGCTATTATAATCCCTAAACCAGGCAATCCTGGTTTCTATTTTATTTTCACCGTAGACAAACCAGATTACTTCAGGATCACCAATGACCCCATTGAAGGTGTTCATTTTTCTGAGGTAGATATGTCTCTTAACAATGGAAATGGAGGAATAATTGAAGGAAGTAAAAATATACACCTGGTCACTTATAATCCTTCAGATCCTACAGAAAACGAGTTTAAAAGTTCAGAAAAAATATCAGCGGTAATTAGCGGAGATTGTGTTTCATATTGGGTAGTCACCCAGTTCACTAATAAATTTTATTCCTTTAGAGTTAGTTCCTCTGGAGTAAATACCAACCCGGTGATCTCAACGATCAATAATAACTTCAGGCCTTTGATCAACGACCAGGATCTAAACGTTACCGCACCTGGATACCTGAAAATCTCACCCGATGGAAAAAAAATGGCCGCAGCTTATAGCGGTACTGGCCTGGGGAGTCCACGTACCGGCGGTGCAAAAAAGACTGGAAAGGTTTTTCTATATGATTTTGATGATATGACAGGTCAGGTATCAAATGAACAATTATTACTGGCGAATGCATATCCGTATGGAGTCGAATTTTCTGCAGAATCTAAAAAACTTTATGCTACTTCGAACACCTACAATAATGACGACCTCTTACTAAGTGGAGAGCTATATCAATTCGATCTGGAGGCTGCAAATATTGCCGGATCTATAGAAACGATACATAGTTCTAGAAATGTTGCAGGAGCTTTACAGTTAGGGATAGATGGAAAGATCTATCGTGCCGGTTATCCAACAGATGGTGGAGGATATGAGGGATGGGAGAAACTTTCTGTGATTCATAATCCTGAAGAAAATGCCTCTGCTGTAGATTACAGGCACAATTCTTTTAGCATCAACAGAGATGTGAAATTAGGATTACCACCATTCATCCAGTCGCTCTTCAATACTAATTTTGAATACGATAATATTTGCCTTGGAGATCAGACGACTTTCACCATATCTGGTGATCAGGAGTATGATTCTTTATTCTGGGATTTCGGTGATGGAAATACCTCCCAGGCAGAAAGCCCTACGCATACTTATGCGGAGGCCGGCACATATACGGTAAGCCTTACGAGAACTCTAAACGGGATTCCATTGAATCCGGTCTGTGAAGAAGTCACCATTTTTGGGATTCCCAGCGTGCCTTCAGATTATGTTTTGAAACAATGTGATGTTCAGGATGATAATAGCACCGATGGGATCGCAGAATTCAATTTACAACTGGCTAAAGATTTTCTAACGCAGGGAAACCCAGGTCTACAGCTTTATTTTTACGAAGATAGACAGACAGCCCTGAATGATACCGAAAATCAAAATTCACTGAACAACATATACAGGAACAAGACTCCAAATCAGGAAATATTCGTAAAAGTAAGCGGATTTGGAAGTACTTGTTCAGATATTTCACCAATGAGGCTGCAAACTACAGAAAGTGTGAACCTCTCCCCTTCGCCGGTAAACGGTTGTGATATTGGCGGTGGTGAAGCTCAGTATAATTTCGCAACTATCGAAGAGAATGCCATTTCTGAACTAGGTCTGGATGACAGCGTTAGCCTTACTTTTCATAAATCCGAAAATGATGCTATTCTAGGTGAAAATCCGTTGCCCGATAATTATATTTCTCAACCCGGAATCTTTTACATTCGAGCCGACAGTGATAGCTTTTGCTATGGCTTCGGAACTATTGAATTGAAAATCACCAGTCTCCCGCAAATTCAGCAGATCAATGAATTAAGCGGCTGCAACACCGACTTCCCTCTTGAATTGGGAATTGATATCAATGTTGAGAATCCTGAAGATTACGATTTCCAGTGGAGCACGGGCGAAAATAGCCGTACCATCGAGGTAAATGAAAGCGGATTATACACCCTGAACCTGATACTGAATGAATCTGGATGTGGCCAGGAAATTACCTATAACATAGAAAAATTTGAAGCGCCTGAAATAAACCAAATTGAAGTTCAGAATCATGGAGCTGATAATGAACTAAATGTGGTCACAAATTCTGAAGCTGATGAGAATACGGTATATGCACTTGATGACATTAACGGTCCCTATCAATCAAGTCCAGTATTCAGAGGCGTCCCCGGTGGATCACATACGGTATACGTTAAAAATGATCAGGCCTGCGAAGTAGGTCAATCCAATATTACTCTTTTTGGTTTTCCGCCATATTTCACTCCGAATAATGATGGGTACCATGATAAGTGGAGACCCTACGATATCCCAGATCCTGAGTTTAGATTGAAAGGAATTCAGATCTATGACCGTTACGGAAAACTACTGGTAGAACTCCCTTATGATACAAAGGGATGGGATGGCACTTTTAATGGCCGCCCTTTGCCTTCTAATGATTACTGGTTTAATGCTGTGATGGAGAATGGTAGCGTTTTTAAAGGTCATTTTACGCTAAAAAGGTAA
- a CDS encoding DUF2254 domain-containing protein, translated as MKQLYNRTISFFNVIESKIAFYPTLLAFLGFNFAFFMLYLENRGISKYLLEHVPVLVMDNGDTAMTMLSALISGLISMVVFSFSMVMLLLSQASSNFSPRLLPGLISDKRHQVILGIYLFTILYCIFILFSIQPTVDKEQIPGFSVLLGIIQTVISIYAFIYFIHNISQSIQISNILQNIFETARKRLDKLLSTEENQIDEFPSSDDWKEYHSEKSGYLQNISFTNLIDICEANDILLHILPVKGIFVLSGIPLFKANKDLDEDLIKKVLSNFNFAREELVADNYTLAFKQITEIIVKAMSPGINDPGTAINGIDYLTELLSMRMKKKDSSVIIRDEKVYIKLNTIDFEDLLYNIMAAIRTYCKHDIVIVQKLLLMFYYLEKQQSSDSSYSKILRKEADSLLKDARASIDNEEDIEKATQLALNFNLQTKN; from the coding sequence ATGAAACAGCTCTACAACCGTACTATTTCCTTTTTTAATGTCATAGAAAGTAAAATCGCATTTTACCCGACACTACTTGCTTTCCTTGGTTTTAACTTTGCTTTTTTCATGCTGTACCTGGAAAACAGGGGGATTTCCAAATACCTTTTAGAGCACGTTCCTGTTCTGGTAATGGACAATGGAGATACGGCAATGACGATGCTAAGTGCGCTTATCTCGGGACTTATCTCGATGGTCGTATTTAGTTTTTCCATGGTAATGCTTTTACTGAGCCAAGCTTCCAGCAATTTTTCACCACGGTTACTTCCGGGCTTAATAAGTGACAAAAGACACCAGGTGATCCTGGGTATTTACCTCTTCACAATCCTGTATTGCATCTTTATTTTATTTTCAATTCAGCCTACGGTAGATAAAGAACAAATTCCGGGGTTTTCGGTCCTTCTAGGGATTATCCAGACGGTGATTAGCATATATGCCTTTATTTATTTTATCCATAATATTTCACAGAGTATACAGATAAGCAATATTCTACAGAACATCTTTGAAACAGCAAGGAAAAGACTTGACAAACTACTTAGCACAGAGGAAAACCAGATAGATGAATTCCCATCCTCAGACGACTGGAAAGAATACCACAGTGAAAAGAGTGGATATTTACAAAATATATCTTTTACTAACCTGATCGATATCTGTGAAGCAAATGATATATTATTACATATTTTACCGGTAAAGGGGATTTTTGTTCTAAGCGGAATACCTCTATTTAAAGCCAATAAGGACCTTGATGAAGATCTAATAAAAAAGGTATTATCTAATTTCAACTTTGCCCGAGAAGAACTTGTTGCCGACAATTATACTTTAGCCTTTAAACAGATCACTGAAATTATTGTCAAGGCCATGTCTCCCGGTATTAATGATCCCGGCACAGCCATTAATGGAATAGACTATCTTACAGAACTTTTATCCATGAGGATGAAAAAGAAGGACTCCAGTGTTATTATACGGGATGAAAAAGTATATATAAAACTTAACACTATAGACTTTGAAGATCTTCTCTACAACATTATGGCCGCAATCAGAACTTATTGCAAACATGATATTGTTATAGTACAGAAACTTCTATTGATGTTCTATTATCTGGAAAAACAGCAGAGCAGTGATTCCAGTTACTCTAAAATTCTGCGAAAGGAAGCAGATAGCTTATTAAAGGATGCCAG
- a CDS encoding T9SS type B sorting domain-containing protein, producing the protein MKTILALIILTQIYSSAINHVAAAGLFFPISFHLNNPEQFNSSEFVAINFKRNDESSMMDIQEVSLEACDFERGFGSSSVDGITSFNLFQAYPSGTSNISFYENMADLDNDVEIISPDNFRNTSPFSQTVFGKRVNNNNEIITEVILTVIPIPETAIPIGEFYACNSNTDGGSPTAVYDFQEIGRSVFGDEEVTFHANIEEAFANDQNFIFGDVLAQELIVFVRKQNTCEPIYSLSLKILDRPQVPLEEEYKICEDQVPLNLSLPSENFSYEWYRENDSNAFNVSSNSEISEGGSYTVIATRTYDINNSLYECSVERTFDVVVLNKPEIENVDIQQGTNNQILVQMTKPGDYEFSTSYLNNIYQDGNSFENAPPGRHEIFVRELNGCGFEVTEVSILGFPKFFTPNNDGINDLWQIEGLPGSNTPVLIYNRYGKLLMQLKATDKGWDGNYNGKSMPADEYWFRVQLENNQEFKGHFSLVR; encoded by the coding sequence TTGAAAACGATTTTAGCACTAATAATATTAACTCAGATTTATAGTTCTGCCATCAACCACGTAGCAGCGGCAGGTTTGTTTTTTCCTATATCATTCCATCTAAATAACCCCGAACAATTTAATTCTTCTGAATTTGTAGCTATAAATTTCAAAAGAAATGATGAATCATCCATGATGGATATTCAGGAAGTTTCTCTCGAGGCATGTGATTTTGAAAGAGGTTTTGGGTCATCTTCGGTTGACGGTATTACATCCTTTAATTTGTTTCAGGCTTACCCATCAGGTACTTCAAATATTTCTTTTTATGAGAACATGGCAGATCTTGATAATGATGTTGAAATAATTTCTCCTGATAATTTTCGGAATACCAGCCCATTCAGTCAAACTGTTTTTGGAAAAAGGGTAAATAATAACAATGAGATTATAACAGAAGTAATTTTAACCGTCATTCCAATTCCTGAAACAGCAATCCCTATTGGTGAATTTTATGCTTGCAACTCAAATACCGATGGAGGTTCGCCCACGGCAGTTTACGATTTCCAGGAAATAGGTCGGTCGGTATTTGGAGATGAAGAAGTTACCTTTCACGCCAACATAGAAGAAGCATTTGCAAATGATCAGAATTTTATATTCGGGGATGTTCTAGCCCAGGAATTGATCGTATTTGTAAGAAAGCAAAATACCTGTGAACCTATTTACAGCCTTTCCCTGAAAATTCTTGACAGACCACAAGTTCCCCTGGAAGAAGAATATAAGATCTGTGAAGATCAGGTTCCTTTGAATCTGAGTTTACCCTCAGAAAATTTTTCTTATGAATGGTATCGTGAAAACGATTCTAATGCGTTCAACGTAAGCTCAAATTCCGAAATTAGTGAAGGGGGATCCTATACGGTCATTGCGACACGAACTTATGATATTAATAATTCTCTGTATGAATGTTCAGTTGAAAGAACATTTGATGTTGTTGTCTTGAATAAACCTGAAATTGAAAACGTGGATATACAGCAAGGCACCAACAATCAGATCCTAGTACAAATGACCAAACCCGGTGATTATGAGTTTAGCACGTCCTATCTTAATAACATCTATCAGGATGGTAATTCATTTGAAAATGCTCCTCCCGGAAGGCATGAAATATTTGTTCGCGAATTGAATGGTTGTGGTTTCGAAGTTACCGAAGTATCGATCTTAGGTTTCCCCAAATTTTTCACTCCAAATAACGACGGTATTAATGATCTTTGGCAAATCGAGGGACTCCCGGGTTCCAACACTCCAGTCCTAATCTATAATCGCTATGGTAAGCTTTTAATGCAATTAAAAGCTACTGATAAAGGCTGGGATGGTAATTATAACGGAAAAAGTATGCCCGCAGATGAATACTGGTTCAGGGTGCAATTGGAAAATAACCAGGAATTCAAGGGGCACTTCTCACTTGTTAGATGA